A stretch of the Thermococcus sp. genome encodes the following:
- the infB gene encoding translation initiation factor IF-2, with protein sequence MNGIRQPIIAVLGHVDHGKTTLLDRIRKTNVAGKEAGGITQHIGATEVPIETIRGLAGPLIKLWKGEIKLPGLLFIDTPGHEAFTSLRARGGSLADLAVLIVDINEGFQPQTIESIEILRKNRTPFIVAANKIDRIKGWKVEGDEPFLVNIKKQDQRAVQELETKLWELIGKFYEMGFNANRFDRVQDFTRELAIVPISAKYGIGVPELLVLIAGLSQKYLEEKLKIEVEGPARGTILEIREEVGLGTTLDVIIYDGTLRKDDTIVVGGKDKAIVTKIRALLKPKPLDEIRDPRFRFDQVDEVVAAAGIKIAAPGLEEALAGSPVIAARSEEEVERAREEILSQIQSVVISTGKVGVIVKADTLGSLEALSKELGETGIPIRKADVGNISKTDVMEALSVKEEEEKYGVVLGFNVKVNEDAEEVAKAKGVPIFTGNIIYKLIEDYGAWVKAEEEKRKRELLKNVTFPGVIRLYPDERYVFRRSKPAIVGVEVVEGRIRPGVVLIKQNGEKVGVIKSIKNKNDFVQEAKKGDAVAIAIEGAIVGRHIHPGETLYVDLSKNDVIILAKQLKNELDDSDIKALKMTAKVKVQRDPFWKAV encoded by the coding sequence GTGAATGGGATTAGACAGCCCATCATAGCGGTTCTCGGTCACGTTGACCACGGCAAGACGACGCTCCTTGACCGAATAAGAAAAACAAACGTCGCCGGCAAAGAAGCCGGCGGGATAACCCAGCATATAGGCGCGACGGAGGTTCCCATCGAGACCATCAGGGGGCTTGCAGGGCCACTCATCAAGCTTTGGAAGGGCGAGATAAAACTCCCCGGCCTGCTCTTCATCGACACCCCTGGCCACGAGGCCTTCACCAGTCTGCGCGCGAGGGGAGGGAGCCTTGCTGACCTGGCGGTTCTCATCGTGGACATCAACGAGGGCTTCCAGCCCCAGACGATAGAGAGCATCGAGATACTCAGGAAGAACCGGACTCCATTCATCGTCGCCGCCAACAAGATAGACAGGATAAAGGGCTGGAAGGTAGAGGGGGACGAACCTTTCCTCGTAAACATAAAGAAACAGGACCAGAGGGCCGTTCAGGAGCTCGAAACCAAGCTCTGGGAGCTGATAGGTAAGTTCTACGAGATGGGCTTCAACGCTAACCGTTTCGACCGTGTCCAGGACTTCACCCGCGAGCTGGCGATAGTCCCGATTTCGGCCAAGTACGGTATAGGTGTCCCTGAGCTCCTTGTCCTTATCGCCGGCCTGAGCCAGAAGTACCTGGAGGAGAAGCTCAAGATTGAAGTTGAAGGTCCGGCGCGCGGCACTATACTTGAGATACGGGAGGAGGTCGGCCTGGGAACCACGCTTGACGTCATCATATACGACGGGACGCTTAGAAAGGACGACACGATAGTGGTTGGTGGCAAGGATAAGGCGATAGTCACTAAAATCCGCGCGCTCCTCAAGCCCAAACCCCTCGACGAGATACGCGATCCAAGGTTCCGCTTCGACCAGGTTGACGAGGTTGTCGCCGCCGCGGGTATAAAGATAGCCGCTCCAGGCCTTGAGGAAGCGTTAGCCGGCTCGCCGGTTATAGCGGCACGCTCGGAGGAAGAAGTTGAGAGGGCCAGAGAGGAAATCTTGAGCCAGATACAGAGCGTCGTCATAAGCACCGGCAAGGTCGGTGTCATAGTCAAGGCCGACACCCTTGGCTCGCTGGAAGCTTTGAGCAAAGAACTGGGGGAGACGGGGATTCCGATAAGGAAGGCGGACGTTGGCAACATCAGCAAGACCGACGTTATGGAGGCGCTAAGCGTTAAGGAAGAGGAAGAGAAGTACGGCGTCGTCCTTGGCTTCAACGTCAAAGTGAACGAAGACGCTGAGGAAGTTGCGAAGGCCAAAGGAGTGCCCATCTTCACCGGCAACATCATCTACAAGCTCATCGAGGACTATGGGGCCTGGGTCAAGGCCGAGGAGGAGAAGAGAAAGCGCGAACTCCTCAAGAACGTCACCTTCCCCGGGGTGATAAGGCTCTATCCGGACGAGCGCTACGTCTTCAGGAGGAGCAAGCCGGCCATAGTTGGTGTTGAGGTCGTTGAGGGAAGGATAAGGCCTGGTGTGGTTCTGATAAAGCAGAACGGAGAGAAGGTCGGCGTCATCAAGTCCATCAAGAACAAGAACGACTTCGTCCAGGAGGCCAAGAAGGGCGACGCTGTCGCAATAGCCATCGAAGGGGCAATCGTCGGCAGGCACATACACCCCGGCGAGACGCTCTACGTTGACCTGAGCAAGAACGACGTTATAATCCTCGCCAAGCAGCTCAAGAACGAGCTTGACGACAGCGATATAAAGGCCCTCAAGATGACGGCGAAGGTGAAGGTCCAGAGGGACCCGTTCTGGAAGGCGGTTTAA
- the rlmD gene encoding 23S rRNA (uracil(1939)-C(5))-methyltransferase RlmD yields the protein MHARGRVNALSDDGLGILETGGRRIYVPFSYPGDEVGVRRTKRRFGRLLAEDFEILEPSPLRGRPKCPHFGTCGGCLWQGLKYKEQLRFKAELFEGITGIEAEIEGSPQIWDFRNVSNFIVTTSRIGLKGYGSPSGVVNLSECPVFSKRTPEYLRALRDFLSEMGLKPWNLKRKAGDVHYLQVREGKFTGEVMVNLIAHVNPPDEILEAFQDYFSFVDSLYWSLKGDERDDPRGEPELLDGEPFIRERIGDVTYLIHPNSFFQTNSYALELLLRAVEGLTDGEKVLDLYSGVGTFGVWLAKRGFTVAGVELNPFAVEMARENAEINGVNVKFSVGRVEETPLGDYDTVIADPPRKGLRETAESLVKSSVEQVIYVSCNPKAFQLDYKNYLKRAYRIEDTRLVDMFPHTPHVEAVVKLVRKN from the coding sequence ATGCACGCCAGAGGAAGGGTAAATGCCTTAAGCGACGACGGCCTGGGAATACTGGAAACGGGCGGCAGGCGGATCTATGTCCCGTTCTCGTATCCCGGCGACGAGGTGGGAGTTAGAAGAACCAAAAGGCGATTCGGCAGACTTCTTGCAGAGGATTTTGAGATCCTCGAGCCATCGCCGCTCAGGGGGAGGCCAAAATGCCCCCACTTCGGAACCTGCGGCGGTTGCCTCTGGCAGGGGTTGAAGTATAAAGAGCAGTTGAGGTTTAAAGCGGAGCTCTTCGAGGGGATTACCGGGATAGAGGCGGAGATCGAGGGCTCGCCCCAAATCTGGGACTTCAGAAACGTGAGCAACTTCATTGTAACCACTTCAAGAATTGGCCTGAAGGGGTACGGAAGCCCGTCGGGGGTGGTGAACCTTTCGGAATGCCCGGTCTTCTCAAAGAGAACGCCTGAATATCTCCGTGCCCTCAGAGATTTTCTCTCCGAGATGGGGCTTAAGCCCTGGAACTTAAAGCGGAAAGCCGGCGACGTCCACTACCTGCAGGTCAGAGAGGGAAAGTTCACGGGAGAGGTAATGGTGAACTTAATCGCCCACGTTAACCCTCCAGATGAGATTCTGGAAGCATTCCAAGACTACTTCTCCTTCGTGGATTCCCTCTACTGGAGCCTCAAGGGGGACGAGAGAGACGACCCGAGAGGAGAGCCGGAGCTTCTAGACGGCGAACCTTTCATACGTGAGAGGATCGGGGACGTTACATACCTCATTCACCCCAACAGCTTCTTCCAGACCAACAGCTACGCCTTAGAATTGCTCCTCAGGGCGGTTGAGGGCCTCACCGATGGTGAAAAAGTCCTCGACCTCTACTCCGGCGTCGGGACCTTCGGCGTCTGGCTGGCTAAGAGGGGCTTTACCGTTGCAGGTGTCGAGCTGAACCCCTTCGCGGTCGAGATGGCCAGAGAAAACGCCGAGATTAATGGTGTAAATGTCAAGTTCAGCGTTGGTAGGGTGGAGGAGACACCCCTAGGCGATTACGATACTGTGATAGCTGACCCTCCGCGGAAAGGACTACGGGAAACGGCTGAATCCCTGGTGAAGAGCAGCGTTGAACAGGTCATTTACGTCTCCTGCAACCCAAAGGCATTTCAGCTCGACTACAAGAACTACTTGAAGAGGGCATACAGGATAGAGGACACCCGGCTGGTGGACATGTTCCCCCACACGCCCCACGTTGAGGCGGTTGTAAAACTGGTGAGAAAAAATTGA
- the gyaR gene encoding glyoxylate reductase, with amino-acid sequence MKPKVFITRAIPENGIQTLREHFEVEVWEDEHEIQREALLEKVRDVDALVTMLSERIDKEVFDSAPRLRIVANYAVGYDNIDVGEATRRGIYVTNTPKVLTDATADFAWTLLLATARRLIEADRFTRSGEWKRKGIAWHPLMFLGHDVYGKTLGIVGFGRIGQAVAKRASGFGMRILYNSRTRKAEAEKELVAEFKPLDELLGESDFVVLAVPLTKETYHMIGERELKLMKNTAILINIARGKVVDTGALVKALREGWIAGAGLDVYEEEPYYHEELFSLDNVVLAPHIGSATHGAREGMAELVARNLIAFKNGQIPPTLVNREVANVRKPGFE; translated from the coding sequence GTGAAGCCGAAGGTTTTTATCACGCGTGCTATTCCAGAAAACGGCATCCAGACCCTGAGGGAGCACTTTGAGGTTGAGGTCTGGGAGGATGAGCACGAGATTCAAAGGGAAGCCCTGCTCGAAAAGGTTCGCGACGTTGATGCACTTGTTACCATGTTGAGTGAGAGGATTGATAAAGAAGTCTTCGACAGCGCGCCAAGATTGAGAATAGTAGCCAACTACGCAGTCGGCTACGACAACATAGACGTTGGGGAAGCAACGCGGAGGGGAATTTACGTCACAAACACCCCCAAAGTTCTCACGGACGCCACCGCTGACTTCGCCTGGACCCTCCTTCTAGCCACCGCAAGGAGGCTCATTGAGGCGGACAGATTTACCCGCTCCGGAGAGTGGAAGAGGAAAGGAATAGCCTGGCACCCGCTCATGTTCTTGGGTCATGATGTCTATGGGAAGACCCTCGGAATCGTCGGCTTCGGAAGGATAGGCCAGGCGGTGGCAAAAAGAGCCAGTGGCTTTGGAATGAGAATCCTCTACAATTCACGCACGAGGAAGGCCGAGGCTGAGAAAGAGCTCGTGGCTGAGTTCAAACCGCTGGACGAGCTCCTCGGGGAGAGCGACTTCGTGGTTCTGGCCGTCCCGCTGACGAAGGAGACATACCACATGATAGGCGAGCGAGAGCTTAAGCTCATGAAGAACACGGCGATACTAATCAACATCGCAAGGGGAAAGGTGGTTGACACAGGAGCACTAGTTAAGGCCCTCCGGGAGGGCTGGATTGCCGGTGCCGGCCTGGACGTCTACGAGGAGGAGCCGTACTATCACGAGGAGCTATTCAGTCTCGACAACGTGGTTCTGGCCCCGCACATAGGGAGCGCGACCCACGGTGCAAGGGAGGGAATGGCTGAGCTCGTGGCGAGGAACCTCATAGCCTTCAAGAACGGCCAAATCCCCCCGACGCTCGTGAATAGGGAAGTGGCGAATGTCAGGAAGCCGGGATTTGAGTGA